In one window of Coralliovum pocilloporae DNA:
- a CDS encoding immunity protein Imm33 domain-containing protein: MIEISSLDPGIGYVTCGFGSIYGVEYKFEVKSIEFLLYCRDIAEYISSYIQNGNKISHNETVNLGMWSLIAKRMGGYISFYEYNDDVNDYVPGINTSAGVWGEQRRFCDEHKLLFCPPRPDQLIVITPNALSGKICEGARYSSEDHMSGWWILSDDYDEGDTSNLRLIHPLHLSIRSINFTKYLAMPEGYCFDERSGEIFFDESVL; this comes from the coding sequence ATGATCGAAATTTCATCTCTTGATCCAGGGATAGGTTATGTAACCTGCGGGTTTGGCTCGATATATGGAGTTGAGTATAAATTTGAAGTAAAGTCCATTGAATTTCTTCTATATTGTAGAGATATAGCGGAGTATATCTCTTCATATATTCAGAATGGAAATAAGATATCGCATAATGAAACTGTAAATTTAGGAATGTGGTCTTTGATAGCAAAGAGGATGGGGGGTTATATTTCGTTTTACGAGTACAATGATGATGTTAATGATTATGTGCCGGGAATAAATACATCTGCTGGAGTGTGGGGCGAGCAGAGAAGGTTTTGTGATGAACATAAATTGCTATTTTGTCCTCCAAGGCCAGATCAGCTAATTGTAATTACACCAAATGCTCTTTCCGGGAAAATCTGTGAAGGAGCAAGGTATTCCAGCGAAGATCATATGTCGGGATGGTGGATATTGTCTGATGATTACGATGAGGGGGATACTAGTAATTTAAGGCTAATTCATCCGCTGCATTTGAGTATAAGAAGCATCAATTTCACAAAATATCTAGCTATGCCAGAAGGCTATTGCTTTGATGAGCGCTCTGGTGAGATTTTCTTTGATGAAAGTGTATTATGA
- a CDS encoding methyl-accepting chemotaxis protein, with protein MANSQRRERHDELETLITTIRNNARNVHEASHARVKFLDELITSTEGVKTRLCGANKIVTQACANLNDVVNQLGTIKGMADKSAADAQEEAQISRNSRERLQAFSTEFAQINRLADAITAIARQTRLLALNATIEAARAAQHGRGFTVVANEVKRLSSNTEGSSHEINEALVPLTNHVQELESGLDGLMTLINSATDSRLELVTIVETIMTVVDTATASVDRTKAETQSVADQCDDVIEKLRTIRKDAEAAINGSATNMNLADRALGLL; from the coding sequence ATGGCCAACAGCCAGCGCAGGGAACGACACGACGAGCTTGAAACGCTCATCACCACCATCCGCAACAATGCCCGCAACGTTCATGAAGCCTCCCATGCACGGGTAAAGTTTCTTGATGAGCTGATCACCTCTACCGAAGGGGTGAAAACCCGCCTCTGCGGGGCAAACAAGATTGTCACCCAGGCCTGCGCCAACCTGAACGACGTGGTCAACCAGCTCGGCACCATCAAGGGGATGGCGGACAAATCTGCAGCTGACGCCCAGGAAGAAGCCCAGATCAGCCGTAATTCCCGGGAGCGCCTTCAGGCGTTCTCAACCGAATTCGCGCAGATCAACCGGCTGGCGGATGCCATTACTGCTATTGCCCGCCAGACCCGCCTGCTGGCACTGAATGCCACGATTGAGGCTGCCCGCGCTGCCCAGCACGGGCGCGGCTTCACAGTCGTTGCCAATGAGGTCAAGCGTCTTTCATCCAATACAGAGGGCTCCAGTCACGAGATCAACGAAGCCCTTGTGCCACTGACCAACCATGTGCAGGAACTTGAAAGCGGCCTTGACGGGCTGATGACCCTGATAAATTCGGCCACCGACAGCCGTCTTGAACTGGTGACCATCGTCGAGACCATCATGACCGTGGTGGATACAGCCACCGCCTCCGTTGATCGCACCAAGGCGGAGACCCAGAGCGTCGCTGACCAGTGTGACGATGTCATCGAAAAGCTGCGCACCATCCGCAAAGACGCCGAAGCCGCGATCAACGGCTCAGCCACCAACATGAACCTGGCCGACCGCGCCCTCGGGCTACTCTGA
- a CDS encoding methyl-accepting chemotaxis protein yields the protein MGDSLPVGQAAEQPDELETLITTIRDNARKVNAASRARVTFLDELIASTEGVKTRLGGANQIVTQACANLNDVVSQLGTIKHMAERSASDAREEAEITRGSRDRLDAFSTEFTQINKLADAITAIARQTRLLALNATIEAARAAEHGRGFTVVANEVKRLSSRTEGSSHEINEALVPLTNHVQELEGGIDELMTLINTASDSRMELVTIVETIMTVVDTATASVDQTREETQTVADQCDDVIEKLRTIRTDAEAAIKGSAKNIELAERAISLL from the coding sequence ATGGGCGACAGTCTGCCAGTGGGACAAGCAGCGGAACAGCCTGACGAGCTTGAGACGTTGATCACCACCATTCGGGATAATGCCCGCAAGGTGAATGCTGCCTCACGTGCCCGTGTCACCTTTCTTGACGAGCTGATTGCATCAACTGAGGGGGTCAAAACCCGCCTTGGTGGCGCAAACCAGATTGTCACACAGGCCTGCGCCAATCTGAATGACGTCGTCAGTCAGCTCGGCACCATCAAACACATGGCAGAACGGTCAGCCTCTGATGCTCGGGAAGAGGCCGAGATCACTCGTGGGTCCCGCGACAGGCTGGATGCATTCTCAACCGAATTTACCCAGATCAACAAGCTGGCCGATGCCATTACAGCCATCGCCCGGCAGACCCGCCTGCTGGCGCTGAACGCCACGATTGAAGCGGCTCGCGCTGCAGAGCACGGACGCGGCTTCACAGTCGTTGCCAACGAGGTGAAGCGCCTGTCTTCCCGTACGGAAGGGTCCAGCCACGAGATCAACGAGGCGCTGGTGCCACTGACCAACCATGTGCAGGAGCTGGAAGGCGGCATTGACGAGCTGATGACGCTGATCAACACCGCCTCAGACAGCCGCATGGAACTTGTGACCATTGTCGAGACCATCATGACCGTGGTGGATACAGCCACCGCCTCTGTTGATCAGACACGCGAAGAAACACAGACCGTCGCCGATCAGTGTGATGATGTGATCGAAAAACTCCGCACCATCCGCACGGACGCAGAAGCCGCTATCAAGGGTTCCGCAAAGAATATTGAACTGGCGGAACGGGCCATCAGTCTGCTTTAG
- a CDS encoding DMT family transporter, translated as MRSESGLAPLYSVAAAVSVLSIMDALIKDLSGTFTIAQIVTLRYGFGMLAAVPFFIMLTSPRLSANAFRTGFVRSLAIVATASSFFYALSVLPLAVAVTIAFTAPLFLVLLGALVLKEPITVQAIAGVFIGLLGVLLIMGPELVNGFGSEASLSGYLAALFASLGYAVALVLTRLHSSHDAPAAMVMVQTGFCALIVLPFGISAWTPPATLDWGQALIVGCLGTFGHLLMAWGFSRAEASRLGPIEYVAFLWAIVIGYFFFGEVPGWWVLSGAGLIILACVVVARRPAAPNSAGALMDEIKSDGGN; from the coding sequence ATGCGCAGTGAGTCGGGTCTTGCGCCGCTTTATTCTGTTGCGGCGGCAGTGTCTGTTCTGTCGATCATGGATGCGCTGATCAAGGATCTGTCAGGCACATTCACCATCGCCCAGATCGTAACACTGCGCTACGGGTTCGGCATGCTGGCAGCAGTTCCCTTTTTCATCATGCTGACCTCGCCGCGTCTCTCGGCAAATGCCTTTCGTACAGGCTTTGTGCGCTCGCTGGCCATTGTTGCCACGGCCAGCTCGTTCTTCTATGCGCTTTCTGTTTTGCCTCTGGCGGTTGCCGTCACCATTGCCTTCACCGCGCCACTGTTTCTTGTGCTTCTGGGTGCGCTTGTTCTGAAAGAGCCGATTACGGTCCAGGCCATCGCAGGCGTTTTTATCGGCCTTCTGGGTGTTCTTCTGATCATGGGACCGGAGCTGGTGAACGGATTTGGCTCTGAAGCCTCTCTATCCGGTTACCTGGCTGCATTGTTTGCTTCACTTGGCTATGCCGTGGCTCTTGTTCTCACCCGGCTGCATTCGTCCCATGACGCTCCGGCTGCCATGGTGATGGTACAGACGGGTTTTTGCGCGTTGATTGTTCTGCCATTTGGCATCAGCGCCTGGACTCCGCCTGCGACCCTTGACTGGGGACAGGCGCTGATTGTCGGCTGCCTTGGAACATTCGGCCACCTGCTGATGGCCTGGGGCTTTTCCCGCGCAGAAGCATCTCGCCTGGGGCCGATCGAATACGTGGCTTTTCTCTGGGCCATTGTGATTGGCTATTTTTTCTTCGGAGAAGTTCCAGGCTGGTGGGTTCTGTCTGGCGCCGGTCTGATTATTCTGGCCTGCGTGGTCGTGGCCCGCCGCCCCGCTGCGCCAAACTCTGCTGGCGCTCTTATGGATGAGATTAAGTCAGACGGAGGTAATTGA
- a CDS encoding FlgO family outer membrane protein: MIWSSVYKFLIVSVVCSLALTAKISPSYAAGSILESADELAKLIVEKALPDGKGTIAVSTITHSDNTCSDLSNFLSEQLVDSLFNANGGSFSIIERSQLNAIFKELNLIYDGTVAPDTAKKIGEIEGVNALVTAKITEFGDRIIVQGRLISTTNGKVFSTARSSFPRTGTISSMLKTRSRATCGFAVATGGNPARQTVSVTNTSSQIDAGNTYESSSFDAHISNIRLSSDGETINGSIRFVNKSKKPIGLSYISNTLHVTGDDGEDLKWKDKWKGLRTCGRSNGFQYCTDPNGPTTIMLKPGKILQHNFNVTRKSGKAVSNVSIGMELVVVPDVAKLGKWQVETVSFFDVPVRN; the protein is encoded by the coding sequence ATGATTTGGAGTTCGGTTTACAAATTTCTGATTGTATCAGTTGTCTGTTCATTGGCGCTGACTGCAAAGATATCTCCGTCATATGCAGCAGGTTCAATCCTGGAGAGCGCAGACGAGCTGGCAAAGCTGATCGTTGAGAAAGCACTGCCGGACGGCAAGGGTACAATTGCAGTCTCGACGATTACGCATAGTGACAATACCTGCTCGGATCTCTCGAATTTTCTGTCAGAACAGCTTGTGGATTCGCTCTTCAACGCGAATGGTGGATCGTTCTCGATTATCGAGCGCAGCCAGCTCAACGCGATTTTTAAAGAGCTCAACCTCATCTACGACGGGACCGTTGCTCCCGACACGGCAAAGAAAATTGGTGAAATTGAAGGGGTCAATGCTCTGGTAACGGCGAAAATCACGGAATTCGGGGATCGAATTATTGTGCAGGGCCGTCTTATCAGCACGACTAATGGTAAGGTTTTCTCAACAGCCCGTTCGTCATTTCCGCGGACAGGAACCATTTCCTCAATGCTCAAGACCAGGTCACGTGCGACATGCGGGTTTGCCGTGGCGACTGGTGGTAACCCTGCCAGACAAACGGTAAGTGTTACGAATACCTCTTCGCAGATTGACGCAGGAAACACGTATGAGTCCTCGTCCTTTGATGCACATATCAGCAACATACGCCTTTCATCGGATGGTGAGACGATCAACGGAAGCATTCGGTTCGTCAACAAGTCAAAGAAACCCATTGGTTTGTCTTACATCAGTAACACGCTTCATGTGACCGGAGACGATGGGGAAGATCTGAAATGGAAAGATAAATGGAAAGGCCTGAGGACTTGTGGACGAAGTAACGGTTTCCAATATTGTACTGATCCGAACGGGCCAACGACAATTATGCTAAAACCTGGCAAGATTCTTCAGCATAATTTCAACGTCACGCGCAAGAGTGGCAAAGCTGTGTCAAACGTCAGTATCGGTATGGAGCTTGTCGTGGTTCCTGACGTTGCAAAGCTGGGAAAATGGCAGGTGGAAACCGTCAGTTTCTTCGATGTTCCAGTCCGTAACTGA
- a CDS encoding sigma-54-dependent transcriptional regulator, translated as MGAKRGATKPTRILIVDTDPTSHRLVRDYLLKVTEKPVLCDHADSLDDAVALRQLIAYDIVLIDPQYIGDLSRFKRVEARLNCPLVLLGTLPTPKDEIAAFRAGAAGLVRKPFRGTDLFDTLNKALNYALQPQAPDTAEANATPSETVSQAFIGCSVAMQALERSIRRIAKADTPVFLTGEHGAGKSSAASLLHSLSPRSDRTFVRFTCGEGDLSRAWDEAQGGTLFLRRITQLNEDEQHFLLGQIDTTSAEAASAPRLISADSQSPETAIRTGFLRADLYYHLRVFPLHIPPLRDRGDDIAPLAEHFLADFTRAERKRFLSLDQCAMAMLQHHLWPGNVRELQNAIRQTVMLHDGPVLTAEMLADFDVPETARNPMHAAPLITDSVVPIKPFWEQERQIIETAITAFGGNITAAANALEISPSTIYRKRSTWSEKVA; from the coding sequence ATGGGGGCGAAACGGGGCGCAACAAAGCCGACACGTATTCTTATTGTTGATACGGACCCCACCAGCCATCGCCTCGTCCGCGATTATCTTCTGAAAGTCACCGAAAAACCTGTTCTCTGCGACCATGCAGACAGTCTTGACGATGCGGTAGCCCTGCGCCAGTTAATCGCCTATGACATTGTTCTGATTGATCCTCAATATATTGGTGATCTGTCCCGTTTCAAACGGGTGGAAGCGCGGCTGAACTGCCCTCTTGTCTTGCTGGGAACACTTCCGACGCCGAAAGACGAAATCGCGGCCTTCCGCGCTGGCGCAGCCGGTCTGGTGCGTAAACCCTTCCGGGGAACCGACCTGTTCGACACGCTCAACAAAGCGCTGAACTACGCTCTGCAGCCTCAGGCCCCTGATACGGCGGAGGCCAATGCCACTCCCTCAGAGACAGTTTCTCAGGCCTTTATTGGCTGTTCTGTGGCCATGCAGGCTCTTGAGCGATCAATCCGCCGGATTGCCAAGGCAGATACTCCTGTCTTCCTCACAGGCGAGCATGGGGCCGGAAAATCATCTGCAGCCTCTCTGCTGCACAGCCTGTCTCCCCGATCAGACAGAACCTTTGTCCGTTTCACTTGTGGCGAAGGTGATCTGTCCAGAGCCTGGGACGAAGCACAGGGCGGAACGCTGTTCCTGCGCCGGATCACCCAGCTGAACGAGGACGAACAGCATTTCCTGCTTGGCCAGATAGATACCACTTCGGCAGAGGCTGCCTCAGCGCCGCGCCTTATCTCTGCCGACAGTCAGTCTCCTGAAACAGCGATCCGAACCGGTTTCCTTCGTGCGGATCTCTATTACCATCTGCGGGTTTTCCCACTTCATATCCCGCCCCTGCGCGACCGGGGTGATGACATTGCCCCGCTGGCGGAGCATTTTCTGGCGGACTTTACCCGGGCCGAGCGCAAGCGCTTCCTAAGTCTTGATCAATGCGCAATGGCGATGCTTCAGCATCACCTCTGGCCTGGTAATGTGCGAGAACTTCAGAACGCTATCCGCCAGACTGTGATGCTGCATGATGGCCCCGTTCTGACAGCCGAGATGCTGGCTGACTTTGACGTGCCCGAAACTGCGCGCAACCCTATGCATGCTGCCCCCTTGATCACAGACAGTGTCGTGCCGATCAAACCATTCTGGGAACAGGAACGGCAGATTATCGAAACAGCAATCACAGCCTTTGGCGGCAATATTACAGCGGCTGCCAATGCGCTCGAAATCAGTCCGTCGACCATTTACCGCAAGCGCTCGACCTGGTCAGAAAAAGTCGCATGA
- a CDS encoding nucleoside deaminase produces the protein MKRQSFMEIALEEARQAADRGEVPVGAVLAMGDQIIAQAGNRTLELKDPTAHAEILVIRAACETLGSERLPGSSLYVTLEPCPMCAAAISFARIETLYYGAGDVKGGAVENGVRLYNAATCHHRPDVYSALAETESATLLRTFFKSRR, from the coding sequence GTGAAACGACAATCCTTTATGGAAATTGCCCTGGAGGAAGCCAGACAGGCGGCTGATCGCGGCGAAGTGCCGGTTGGCGCCGTACTGGCCATGGGTGATCAGATTATCGCTCAGGCCGGAAACCGGACCCTTGAGCTGAAGGACCCCACAGCGCATGCCGAAATTCTGGTGATCCGGGCGGCCTGCGAGACGCTGGGTAGTGAACGTTTGCCCGGTTCAAGTCTTTACGTCACGCTTGAGCCCTGCCCCATGTGTGCTGCCGCAATCTCCTTTGCCCGGATTGAAACGCTCTATTATGGGGCGGGAGACGTTAAGGGCGGCGCAGTGGAGAATGGCGTGCGGCTCTATAATGCCGCAACCTGCCATCATCGACCCGATGTCTATTCGGCACTGGCCGAAACAGAATCGGCCACTCTTCTGCGCACGTTTTTCAAATCCCGCCGTTAA
- a CDS encoding pseudouridine synthase: MGEAAAGERIAKVLARAGLCSRRDAERWIEAGRVSVNGRKLSSPALNVTPTDTILVDGEPLPQHQRTRLWLYHKPRGLVTTTRDPEGRPTVFDELPEDLPRVITVGRLDINTEGLLLLTNDGGLARVLELPETGWLRRYRVRAHGKVTEAQLKSLADGIIVEGVMYGAIEAEIDREQGDNLWLTLGLREGKNREVKKVLGALGLTVNRLIRVSYGPFQLMDLKAGAAVEIRSRVLRDQLGERLARESGADFEAPLPPAPKAQSAKAQSAKAQPGKQKRGQADDGKPARGGKHAGKQGTGQSAGQGKEAKGKPGSKGKPGGQKRRSSDPVEEIIREGKRRNARRRR; the protein is encoded by the coding sequence ATGGGCGAGGCAGCAGCAGGCGAACGCATTGCCAAGGTCCTGGCACGTGCGGGCCTCTGCTCGCGCCGGGATGCCGAGCGCTGGATTGAGGCAGGCCGGGTATCCGTCAACGGTCGCAAGCTTTCAAGTCCGGCGCTGAATGTGACCCCGACCGATACCATTCTGGTTGATGGCGAGCCCTTGCCGCAGCATCAGCGGACGCGCCTGTGGCTTTATCACAAGCCGCGCGGGCTGGTGACCACGACGCGCGATCCGGAAGGGCGGCCCACCGTCTTTGACGAATTGCCGGAGGACCTGCCACGGGTCATCACTGTCGGACGCCTGGATATCAACACCGAGGGCCTGCTGCTGCTCACCAATGATGGTGGCCTGGCCCGAGTGCTGGAACTGCCGGAAACCGGCTGGTTGCGCCGCTACCGGGTCCGTGCCCATGGCAAGGTGACGGAAGCCCAATTGAAGTCTCTCGCTGATGGCATCATCGTCGAAGGCGTTATGTATGGCGCAATTGAAGCCGAGATTGACCGTGAACAGGGGGATAACCTCTGGCTTACGCTGGGCCTGCGTGAAGGCAAGAACCGTGAAGTGAAAAAGGTTCTCGGTGCGCTGGGTCTGACGGTAAACAGGCTGATCCGTGTATCCTATGGACCTTTCCAGCTGATGGATCTGAAAGCCGGTGCCGCCGTGGAAATCCGCAGTCGGGTTCTGCGTGATCAGCTTGGTGAGCGTCTGGCCCGGGAATCCGGTGCTGATTTTGAAGCTCCGCTACCACCTGCGCCGAAAGCCCAGTCAGCCAAGGCCCAGTCTGCCAAAGCTCAACCTGGCAAGCAAAAGCGGGGACAGGCTGACGATGGCAAACCTGCCAGGGGCGGAAAGCACGCTGGAAAACAGGGCACAGGGCAGAGCGCAGGTCAGGGCAAAGAGGCCAAAGGCAAACCAGGCTCCAAAGGCAAGCCAGGTGGCCAGAAGCGTCGCAGCTCAGATCCGGTAGAAGAAATCATTCGTGAAGGAAAACGCCGCAATGCGCGTCGTCGGCGGTAA
- the rsmD gene encoding 16S rRNA (guanine(966)-N(2))-methyltransferase RsmD — protein sequence MRVVGGKFRGKALAGPKTDAIRPTTDRMRESVFNILEHRFGGLEGRRVLDLFAGTGALGLEAMSRGAEHALFVEEGVEGRGLLRRNIESLGLMGRTRIFRRDATKLGEVGTLEPFDLVFLDPPYSRGLGEQALVSAAGGGWLKASALCVFEEAAGAEVAIPDEFSLEDERKAGDSVVRYLAYTG from the coding sequence ATGCGCGTCGTCGGCGGTAAGTTTCGCGGCAAGGCGCTAGCAGGGCCGAAGACGGATGCCATTCGGCCAACGACGGACCGGATGCGGGAATCTGTCTTCAATATTCTCGAGCATCGCTTTGGCGGCCTTGAGGGCAGGCGGGTGCTGGATCTGTTTGCGGGAACCGGTGCACTTGGGCTGGAAGCCATGTCGCGCGGGGCAGAGCATGCCCTGTTCGTTGAAGAAGGTGTCGAAGGACGTGGCCTTCTCCGTCGCAATATCGAAAGCCTTGGCCTGATGGGGCGGACCCGGATTTTTCGCCGGGACGCCACAAAACTGGGCGAGGTGGGCACGCTTGAGCCATTCGATCTGGTCTTCCTTGATCCGCCCTACAGCCGGGGGCTTGGTGAACAGGCACTGGTTTCAGCTGCCGGTGGCGGCTGGTTGAAGGCCAGCGCGCTTTGTGTGTTCGAGGAAGCCGCAGGTGCCGAAGTGGCAATCCCGGATGAGTTCTCACTTGAAGACGAGCGCAAGGCCGGGGACAGCGTCGTACGCTATCTGGCCTATACAGGCTGA
- a CDS encoding glutathione S-transferase family protein, whose translation MSETRYASVADFPISKRWPAQHPDRIQLYSFPTPNGVKVSIALEELGLPYEPHKVTLSDADVKSPEFLSLNPNNKIPAIIDPNGPDGQPIGLFESGAILVYLAQKTGKLMGKTEAEKLEVLQWLMFQMGGVGPMFGQLGFFYAFAGKEIEDDRPRNRYINEAKRLLNVVNTRLEGRDWIVNDFSIADIAIAPWLTTINKFYKAGDVTGFDSFENVAAYVERFNARPAAEAGWKIPARD comes from the coding sequence GTGTCTGAAACCCGGTATGCCTCTGTCGCTGACTTTCCGATTTCCAAACGCTGGCCTGCCCAGCACCCGGACCGCATTCAGCTTTATTCCTTCCCGACACCCAATGGCGTCAAGGTTTCCATCGCTCTTGAGGAACTGGGTCTGCCGTATGAACCGCACAAGGTCACCCTGTCGGACGCGGATGTGAAAAGCCCGGAATTCCTGTCCCTCAACCCGAACAATAAAATCCCTGCCATCATCGACCCCAATGGCCCTGACGGTCAGCCTATCGGCCTGTTTGAAAGCGGTGCGATCCTCGTCTATCTGGCCCAGAAGACCGGAAAGCTGATGGGCAAGACGGAAGCTGAAAAACTGGAAGTCCTGCAATGGCTGATGTTCCAGATGGGTGGCGTCGGTCCGATGTTCGGTCAGCTTGGGTTCTTCTATGCCTTTGCCGGTAAGGAGATTGAGGATGACCGCCCGCGCAATCGCTATATCAACGAGGCCAAGCGTCTGCTGAATGTGGTGAATACCCGCCTTGAAGGCCGTGACTGGATCGTCAATGACTTCTCGATTGCCGATATTGCCATTGCACCTTGGCTCACCACGATCAACAAGTTTTACAAGGCTGGAGATGTGACCGGGTTTGACAGCTTTGAGAATGTTGCAGCCTATGTGGAGCGTTTCAATGCCCGCCCGGCAGCGGAAGCGGGATGGAAGATCCCGGCTCGGGATTGA
- a CDS encoding DMT family transporter — protein MSSLRLGDFAVLIVILFSWACNFVAIRFSVTDLSVTTTLLGRFCLVGILLSPFLKWPDWQTFRQLCLLTLVLVAGHFGFLFWALQETSSVAGIAVFVQLGPAFSVLMAWLLLGEIPGIRRIIGLGVGFSGIIILYYDPGLLSSQFALLLAVLCAFFLGCYNVLVKWCQGVNAVNIIGWTSILGIPIMALGTMLEGASPVTEVQNASLTALIALCYTALIGSILGHGLWAWMLQKHPVSVLAPLTLAVPIITTLASAFATGEAITLRFVLASAVVLAGGWFILRSPPVLERMKDGEDRV, from the coding sequence ATGTCTTCGCTGCGCCTCGGTGACTTCGCCGTGCTGATCGTGATTCTGTTCAGCTGGGCCTGTAATTTCGTCGCAATCCGCTTCTCTGTGACTGACCTTTCTGTCACAACGACCCTGCTGGGTCGGTTCTGCCTTGTGGGGATTTTGCTTTCACCATTTCTCAAGTGGCCAGACTGGCAGACTTTCCGGCAGCTTTGCCTGCTGACCCTGGTTCTGGTTGCCGGGCATTTCGGCTTCCTCTTCTGGGCATTGCAGGAAACATCCAGTGTTGCGGGCATTGCGGTCTTTGTTCAGCTCGGACCGGCCTTTTCCGTTCTGATGGCCTGGCTGCTTCTGGGAGAGATTCCGGGCATTCGCCGGATTATCGGCCTTGGCGTCGGCTTTTCCGGCATCATTATCCTCTATTATGATCCGGGGCTTCTGAGCAGCCAGTTTGCGCTGTTGCTGGCTGTACTCTGTGCCTTTTTCCTTGGCTGCTACAATGTGCTGGTCAAGTGGTGTCAGGGTGTCAACGCCGTCAACATTATCGGCTGGACCTCCATTCTCGGCATTCCGATAATGGCGCTTGGGACCATGCTGGAAGGTGCAAGCCCGGTGACAGAGGTGCAGAATGCCTCACTGACCGCGCTCATTGCGCTTTGCTATACGGCCCTGATCGGCAGCATTCTGGGGCATGGTCTATGGGCCTGGATGCTCCAGAAGCACCCGGTTTCCGTCCTCGCCCCTCTGACACTGGCTGTGCCGATTATCACCACACTGGCTTCAGCTTTTGCCACAGGAGAAGCGATTACACTTCGCTTTGTTCTGGCCTCTGCCGTGGTTCTGGCCGGTGGCTGGTTCATCCTCAGATCACCGCCTGTTCTTGAGCGCATGAAGGACGGGGAGGATCGCGTCTAG